One part of the Anopheles coustani chromosome 2, idAnoCousDA_361_x.2, whole genome shotgun sequence genome encodes these proteins:
- the LOC131267286 gene encoding uncharacterized protein LOC131267286: MFFRRVFSKNGTSSSSSGESAPSPAIRNNNVPPMMMSSSTGGVPVESPARYRRALNVENNHRVLSVLQLTPLWEYIIRNNELPVGLNMNELFREFLERLHDPEFQVRQHALRVLIDVIIVLRDETDIYFAPLLPPIIDNLGHPSPAVRKGALDVLKVYIAQTKLPETVMLEIMNYGMDRNPKDPLSSRYIVGVMLALPSLIQPAILTAKRTFILRAVINALGGKMVQITYQEIALKILLKIKNTIGSREFYECISVAYRRDFDLLCNVYGLPNPPKSPRRDPVVPPGEVAPVGSGELRKSWKPAVGPPVQPLSPKAHRWKSGSYGDISRAGSQERGLRSRTASAERVQRQHDYVLSKGPTGAPLLRRVSLEQIDDSKVIMETEIKINKESVTMRILEADQSNSNSNSISEESDEDNANKRFGVVRVLTDSELEESVTVKSIAGSQSLSRQDTMLQSSDTDYIRRTPRRVRFGGEIVKMRTPDSDTFDLSDHDGLSQSQSSNQMLSSTTTTSERTSSAGPQRSSLKSTLSSSERSSATPMMRRQYSQSADTERSSPPDTSSMIASSDFSNHSKPRPSSAKSATIDTSFVSELNSGSDPEDNIYPSQSISEMPEKIDTSTRSSTRPKSSLSRPKTAKTPPEPEPAESVPPAAINTPETPDTQSHPMPPAPNPVPALDASAILADKIEEVRQAIQGIESKIQNVVLQKADSVDAAKEKAATRDVGAAAAAPKLESNLSLEVLMKTNGTENAENLERDPSQAEHNDKDYTKELNIEIPGEEKLQNAPPGRSPMGKDDPKEPKPTVPRIVRSGIPRLHTMPSPKTMRKAHAEASGRQSTKMGPTKGQLTPQLPADGRGRARVRSRSATSASLRRSVYISPSSLSPKPHSGIEMIHNLLRSPSTSPHRSRRKSSAASEFIDSIASNDNNNNNQLISNNLGGESGRTDKCVNVNEEDIFDVFGKTIATQTSVDELAEPVFVPFSRAPSSKVGIRVDVNGNQAEPPSSSTSVPKDEKSSEHELPSRLLPSPKPSQEQRIVNSWEDLGIVSQLTLFQLKSGDWRLRSQGFCSIEEALKSTDNLAKVQPYLESLLRTLLSSERNIDVIDDKVRMLVNLVSRLPLENLEDRVAQIMTGLCRQGGPGSNTVAKALMQRLPTAAIVQRLLSDDFLHAKSSKFRENALQMVLFALMTFPSTYFDIKTLISRATEAALDRKKRVRHAALDVLAVLGQISSPKLVLDVVCTAVGTRPEGNHLITAVKARLARKQLPFIGPDGSVEYAVKVPSSRSSSVIMFGADVDWIEAGSGSASPTFNRPGRHKYPSFQVENSSLDEIRQKPSFKIFDDIKQPIESPRVITSGWTSKIPVSHYDNNGQSMATNASRTLYGNGQSSRSYPELLDSKLAGGKPSGHKMDGQLQSGIPQISNGKLPRHTSMASRFPEMDPKANGKVNGQKSTNPYEMRTPRTRGKLYSRNSDGFMSDTIASANKQVHNNDTRPATDPVVENEGFRQSKSGMRFYNPNHLESNGKQLVTTHAHIDQQSHATPSKCYNNQTGTGEPNNRSNSATHGERYFGDFVTGRRGSAGGGGGAGTAPSTPSRARFLGDDLSNEVPVINQESYIIQRDEHYDSDQDERSSNDSTSTRIISNSIFNLRDRDRDRVTVLDDRGSFAPSVASASRPQSVSSHKSIGSGALKQQQQLTDGRLSRTSNVSYARNHSASDNVSLKSNRSATGKSPLANEEGEWYGERAATPIPSEIDGISSNQIQYESDYDVEDDDARKEDSNGQGARPMGTPKRYPTPSPLPLQGSYSTENLSVRNAFHHEAHNDEAEEIEEEIDIHPRSRGQSASLGNLRHLPDDEDRTGNDEPPIGLRAPPKKKKPFLVRRSSRVAPAKEAASGVKTKNKLNEVIFQKTLRKFDKPKDALSNCLSHLESPNWEQNISGLQFFVRLIRHHPEVIDTQIHLLSVALAKQVRNLRSQVARAACQASGEFFSTHRRCIEGEAEDIATHLLHRTADTNKFLRADATQALESMCDNISIPKVVHIIAFKGATHQNAVVRTTAAKLLDKIVQKIGSEKVFALPKETRDKLILTGAHLLLEGSLETRNFTKSVFRQLSDHPSYSKVLLEVIPSRTYRNIEKSLNSIRQMS, from the exons ATGTTTTTCCGTCGAGTGTTTTCGAAGAACGGGACGAGTTCGTCGAGTAGTGGCGAAAGTGCGCCCTCTCCGGCGATAAGGAATAACAACGTGCCGCCAATGATGATGTCCTCGTCGACCGGTGGGGTCCCCGTGGAGTCCCCCGCCCGGTACCGGCGAGCGCTGAACGTGGAAAACAATCACCGGGTGCTGTCGGTGCTGCAGTTGACGCCCCTGTGGGAGTACATCATTCGCAACAATGAGCTGCCGGTCGGGTTGAACATGAACGAGCTTTTCCGCGAGTTTCTTGAGCGCCTGCACGATCCGGAATTTCAGGTTCGCCAGCACGCCCTGCGTGTCCTGATCGACGTGATCATTGTTCTGCGCGACGAAACCGACATATACTTTGCTCCGCTACTGCCTCCGATCATCGACAATCTCGGGCATCCATCGCCCGCCGTCCGAAAGGGCGCCCTGGACGTGCTGAAGGTGTACATCGCGCAAACAAAGCTCCCCGAGACCGTCATGCTAGAGATCATGAACTACGGTATGGATCGTAACCCGAAGGATCCACTCAGCAGTCGGTACATCGTCGGGGTCATGCTGGCACTTCCATCGCTGATCCAACCGGCCATTCTCACCGCAAAGCGCACCTTTATCCTGCGAGCTGTCATCAATGCTCTTGGCGGAAAGATGGTGCAGATCACGTATCAGGAGATCGCACTGAAGATCCTGCTGAAGATCAAAAACACGATCGGATCGCGCGAGTTCTACGAGTGCATTTCCGTCGCCTATAGGCGCGACTTTGATCTCCTCTGCAACGTGTATGGGTTGCCCAATCCACCGAAGAGCCCTCGCCGGGATCCGGTGGTGCCACCGGGGGAAGTGGCACCGGTTGGTAGTGGCGAGCTGCGGAAGTCGTGGAAGCCAGCCGTTGGTCCACCGGTGCAACCACTCTCGCCAAAGGCGCATCGATGGAAATCTGGCAGCTACGGCGACATTTCTCGTGCAGGAAGCCAAGAACGAGGCCTGCGGAGTCGGACCGCGTCAGCGGAGCGAGTCCAGCGCCAGCACGACTACGTGCTTAGCAAGGGACCGACGGGTGCACCGCTGTTGCGCCGAGTCAGCCTCGAGCAGATAGACGACTCGAAGGTGATCATGGAGACGGAGATCAAAATCAACAAGGAGTCGGTTACGATGCGCATCCTGGAGGCGGATCAATCGAACTCCAACTCCAACTCCATCAGCGAAGAAAGTGATGAAGACAACGCCAACAAGCGATTTGGGGTAGTGCGTGTCCTTACCGACAGCGAGCTCGAAGAGAGCGTGACGGTGAAGTCAATCGCGGGCAGTCAAAGCCTCTCGAGGCAGGATACAATGCTGCAGTCATCCGACACGGACTACATCCGAAGGACGCCCCGTCGCGTGCGGTTTGGTGGTGAGATCGTTAAAATGCGAACCCCCGACAGTGACACCTTCGACCTAAGTGATCATGACGGTCTTTCACAGTCGCAGTCATCCAACCAGATGCTATCCTCTACGACGACCACATCCGAACGGACATCTTCTGCGGGACCTCAGCGATCCTCACTAAAATCGACTCTCTCGTCATCGGAACGGAGCAGTGCGACGCCTATGATGCGACGCCAGTACTCTCAGTCAGCGGACACCGAACGATCCTCACCTCCGGACACATCGTCGATGATTGCATCCTCCGATTTTAGTAACCACTCCAAACCGCGACCATCGTCGGCAAAATCGGCTACCATAGATACATCTTTCGTAAGCGAACTGAACTCGGGATCGGATCCGGAGGATAACATTTACCCATCTCAGAGTATCAGTGAGATGCCGGAGAAAATTGACACTAGCACAAGGAGCTCCACACGTCCCAAGTCATCTCTTTCTAGGCCAAAAACGGCAAAAACTCCTCCAGAACCAGAGCCGGCTGAAAGCGTTCCGCCGGCGGCCATCAACACGCCCGAAACACCCGATACTCAAAGTCATCCAATGCCTCCAGCACCGAATCCCGTTCCAGCGCTGGACGCTAGCGCCATTCTGGCGGACAAAATCGAAGAGGTGCGACAAGCCATCCAGGGCATCGAAAGTAAAATTCAAAACGTGGTACTGCAGAAGGCCGACTCCGTCGATGCGGCCAAGGAGAAGGCGGCCACGAGAGACGtaggagctgctgctgctgctccgaaACTCGAATCGAATCTGTCTCTCGAGGTACTGATGAAGACCAACGGCACTGAAAATGCAGAAAACCTCGAGCGGGATCCCTCGCAAGCCGAACACAACGACAAGGACTACACTAAGGAGCTCAACATCGAAATACCGGGCGAGGAAAAGCTTCAGAATGCTCCACCAGGACGATCACCAATGGGCAAAGATGATCCGAAGGAGCCGAAACCAACCGTTCCGAGAATCGTTCGATCCGGAATTCCCCGCCTACACACAATGCCCTCACCCAAGACGATGCGAAAAGCGCACGCTGAAGCGAGCGGCAGACAATCGACAAAAATGGGACCAACCAAGGGACAACTCACACCTCAACTTCCGGCGGATGGTAGGGGTAGGGCACGGGTTCGCAGTCGATCGGCAACGTCCGCTTCTCTTAGGCGCAGCGTGTACATCAGCCCATCGTCCCTTAGCCCCAAACCGCATAGCGGCATCGAGATGATTCACAATCTCCTGCGCAGCCCATCCACATCTCCGCACAGGAGTCGACGGAAAAGTTCGGCCGCCAGTGAGTTCATCGATTCCATCGCATcgaacgacaacaacaacaataatcaACTCATCTCCAACAACCTTGGCGGAGAGAGCGGTCGAACGGACAAGTGTGTCAACGTGAACGAGGAGGACATCTTTGACGTATTCGGGAAAACGATTGCTACGCAAACTTCCGTGGACGAGCTGGCGGAACCGGTATTCGTTCCATTCAGCCGAGCTCCTTCTTCTAAAGTTGGCATAAGAGTCGATGTGAACGGGAACCAAGCGGAACCTCCTTCTAGTAGTACGAGCGTCCCGAAGGATGAGAAATCTAGCGAACACGAACTTCCTTCCAGACTGTTGCCATCACCGAAGCCTTCGCAAGAACAACGGATTGTCAACTCCTGGGAGGATCTTGGGATCGTCAGCCAGCTCACACTGTTTCAGCTTAAGAGCGGA GACTGGCGATTGCGATCCCAAGGATTCTGCAGCATCGAAGAGGCGCTCAAGTCTACCGACAATCTAGCGAAGGTGCAACCGTACCTGGAATCGCTACTGCGCACACTGCTGTCTTCCGAGCGGAACATCGATGTCATCGACGACAAGGTACGGATGTTGGTCAACCTGGTGTCACGGCTTCCGCTGGAGAACCTGGAAGATCGGGTGGCCCAAATCATGACCGGTCTGTGCCGACAAGGTGGACCCGGCAGCAACACGGTGGCGAAGGCGCTAATGCAACGTCTACCAACTGCGGCCATTGTTCAGCGACTTCTTTCCGACGACTTCCTGCATGCCAAAAGCTCCAAG TTTCGCGAGAATGCACTGCAGATGGTGTTGTTTGCATTGATGACATTTCCGAGTACCTACTTCGACATCAAAACGCTCATTTCCCGAGCTACTGAGGCGGCATTGGATCGCAAAAAACGAGTCCGGCAT GCGGCGCTGGATGTGCTGGCAGTGCTGGGTCAAATAAGCTCCCCGAAGTTGGTCCTAGACGTCGTGTGTACTGCCGTGGGAACGCGACCGGAAGGGAATCATCTGATCACAGCCGTCAAGGCACGGCTCGCACGGAAGCAGCTGCCCTTCATCGGCCCGGATGGGAGTGTCGAGTACGCGGTCAAAGTTCCTTCCAGCCGATCCAGCTCGGTCATCATGTTTGGAGCCGACGTGGACTGGATCGAGGCTGGTAGTGGTTCCGCTTCGCCTACATTCAACCGACCGGGGCGCCACAAGTACCCGAGCTTCCAGGTGGAAAACAGTTCGCTCGACGAAATAAGACA GAAACCTagctttaaaatatttgatgaTATCAAACAACCCATTGAATCACCTCGTGTTATTACTTCAGGTTGGACTTCAAAAATCCCCGTTTCACATTAT GACAACAACGGTCAGTCAATGGCCACAAATG CGTCTCGCACCCTGTACGGCAATGGGCAATCGTCCCGGTCGTATCCCGAGCTGCTGGATAGCAAACTAGCCGGTGGGAAACCCAGTGGACACAAGATGGATGGACAGTTACAGTCTGGCATACCGCAAATCTCCAATGGCAAATTACCACGCCATACGAGTATGGCATCGAG GTTTCCCGAAATGGATCCGAAAGCGAACGGAAAAGTGAACGGTCAGAAGAGCACGAACCCTTATGAAATGAGAACTCCCCGAACGCGCGGCAAGTTGTATTCCCGCAATAGCGACGGGTTTATGAGCGATACTATCG CCAGTGCCAACAAACAGGTTCACAATAATGACACTCGACCTGCTACTGATCCCGTAGTGGAAAACGAGGGTTTCCGCCAATCGAAAAGCGGTATGCGGTTCTACAATCCAAATCACTTGGAAAG CAACGGCAAACAGCTAGTGACGACGCATGCGCATATAGACCAGCAATCTCATGCAACGCCAAGCAAGTGCTATAACAACCAGACAGGCACCGGTGAGCCAAACAATCGGAGCAACAGTGCAACCCACGGCGAGCGGTACTTTGGAGATTTCGTCACCGGCAGGAGAGGTAGTGCTGGGGGTGGCGGTGGTGCCGGAACTGCGCCCAGTACCCCGAGTCGGGCAAGGTTTCTTGGCGACGACCTATCGAATGAAGTTCCGGTGATCAACCAGGAGAGCTACATCATTCAGCGGGATGAGCACTACGACAGTGACCAGGACGAGCGGTCAAGCAACGATTCCACCTCCACCAGGATTATCTCTAACAGTATCTTCAACCTAAGGGATCGAGATCGGGACCGGGTGACGGTCTTGGACGATCGAGGCAGCTTTGCACCGTCCGTAGCATCCGCTTCTCGGCCGCAATCGGTTAGTTCGCACAAATCCATCGGTTCTGGTGCtctcaagcagcagcagcaacttaCGGATGGAAGACTTTCACGAACAAGCAATGTGTCGTACGCCAGAAACCATTCCGCCAGTGACAATGTCTCCCTCAAGTCGAACCGGTCGGCAACGGGAAAGAGTCCATTAGCCAACGAGGAAGGGGAATGGTATGGCGAACGAGCAGCAACACCGATACCGAGTGAAATCGACGGAATCAGCTCCAATCAGATTCAGTATGAGTCCGACTACGACGTTGAGGACGATGATGCGCGCAAGGAAGACAGCAATGGCCAAGGTGCGAGGCCGATGGGTACACCAAAACGTTATCCTACGCCAAGTCCACTGCCACTGCAAGGGTCTTATTCCACGGAAAACTTATCGGTGCGCAATGCTTTCCATCATGAGGCGCACAACGATGAGGCCGAGGAGATAGAGGAGGAAATAGACATTCATCCGAGAAGTCGAGGACAGTCGGCTAGCTTAGGCAACCTTCGGCACCTACCGGACGACGAGGACCGTACTGGAAATGATGAACCGCCGATTGGTTTGCGAGCACcaccgaaaaagaagaaaccatTTTTGGTACGACGCAGCAGTAGGGTGGCTCCGGCCAAGGAAGCTGCCTCGGGGGTGAAGACCAAGAACAAACTCAACGAGGTCATATTCCAGAAAACACTTCGCAAATTCGACAAACCCAAGGACGCCCTCAGTAACTGCCTATCTCACCTGGAAAGCCCAAACTGGGAGCAAAACATCAGTGGTCTACAATTCTTCGTGCGACTAATACGGCATCATCCGGAGGTGATTGATACACAGATCCACCTCCTCTCCGTCGCCTTGGCCAAGCAAGTGCGCAACCTACGCTCACAAGTAGCACGAGCCGCGTGTCAAGCATCGGGTGAATTTTTCTCGACCCATCGCCGCTGCATCGAGGGTGAGGCTGAGGACATCGCCACCCACCTTCTGCATCGCACGGCGGACACCAACAAGTTCCTGCGGGCCGACGCTACACAAGCCCTGGAGTCGATGTGCGACAACATATCCATCCCGAAGGTGGTGCACATCATCGCCTTCAAAGGAGCCACACATCAGAATGCGGTCGTACGAACGACGGCCGCAAAGTTGCTCGACAAGATTGTGCAAAAGATCGGTAGCGAAAAGGTGTTTGCTCTGCCGAAAGAGACACGCGATAAATTGATATTGACAGGCGCACATCTACTGCTGGAAGGATCGCTGGAAACGCGCAACTTCACAAAGAGTGTGTTTCGCCAACTTTCCGACCATCCCAGCTACAGCAAAGTATTATTAGAAGTGATACCGTCGCGAACGTATCGAAACATAGAGAAATCGCTTAACAGCATTCGGCAAATGTCCTGA
- the LOC131266109 gene encoding COX assembly mitochondrial protein homolog has protein sequence MAHSFTNEQSASAIPLGSNKGGPHGLGDPDDRRLRKVEVEVLIPKIMRERAKTEKCVPQVQAFETCCKDAGLFMIAKCQPQNDALKACSLEWYKDEQFKKECTEIYLAERSEFRRTGLPKKFRNKANAEG, from the exons ATGGCCCATTCGTTTACCAACGAACAGTCAGCCTCGGCGATTCCTCTTGGTTCCAACAAAGGTGGACCACACGGGCTTG GCGATCCGGACGATCGGCGGCTACGAAAAGTTGAAGTGGAAGTTCTAATCCCTAAGATAATGCGTGAACGtgcgaaaacagaaaaatgtgTTCCTCAGGTTCAAGCTTTTGAAACGTGCTGCAAAGATGCGGGACTGTTCATGATAGCAAAGTGCCAGCCGCAGAACGATGCCCTCAAAGCATGCAGCCTGGAATGGTACAAGGACgaacagtttaaaaaagaGTGCACGGAAATCTACTTAGCCGAACGTAGTGAATTCCGAAGAACAGGATTACCTAAAAAGTTTAGGAACAAGGCTAATGCCGAGGGATAG